Proteins from a genomic interval of Deltaproteobacteria bacterium:
- a CDS encoding PIN domain-containing protein: MDRVIIDTSAWIESFRPGGDQELKQMVKELILRNAVLLPGIIKSEVLRGAKSEGEFSMLKDLLSGLIYLPVEEDFGERVARFSFELFRKGLSVPLIDTYIALLAIEEDVPLLCRDKHFSWIADKTGLRLL; this comes from the coding sequence GTGGATAGGGTCATCATAGATACCTCGGCCTGGATAGAGTCCTTCCGCCCGGGGGGCGACCAAGAGCTAAAACAGATGGTAAAGGAACTGATCCTGAGAAATGCCGTTCTGCTACCCGGAATCATCAAGTCAGAGGTCCTGAGGGGGGCGAAGTCGGAAGGGGAATTCTCCATGTTGAAGGACCTTCTTAGCGGCCTCATTTATCTCCCGGTAGAAGAGGATTTTGGGGAGCGAGTTGCACGTTTCTCCTTTGAGCTCTTTCGCAAAGGTCTCTCTGTCCCTCTAATAGACACGTATATCGCCCTCCTAGCCATAGAGGAAGATGTCCCTCTCCTTTGTCGGGACAAACACTTCTCCTGGATAGCTGATAAAACAGGGTTAAGGCTTTTATAA
- a CDS encoding type II toxin-antitoxin system VapB family antitoxin, with amino-acid sequence MRTLLDIQDDLLKELLNETGSRTKKEAVTIAIKAYLDIKRRERLASLMGNYEFGYDLRELERSREDRG; translated from the coding sequence GTGCGCACACTTTTGGATATCCAGGATGACCTACTCAAGGAATTATTGAACGAGACAGGCTCCAGGACAAAGAAGGAGGCGGTGACCATCGCCATCAAGGCATATCTGGACATAAAGAGGAGGGAGCGGCTCGCTTCTTTGATGGGCAATTATGAATTTGGTTATGACCTCAGAGAACTGGAGCGCTCAAGGGAGGACCGTGGATAG
- a CDS encoding HEPN domain-containing protein → MKNDEISNLIRYRMEQAQIALDDARFLLDGKRSPQSIINRSYYAMFYATLALLQKIRKVPSRHTGVISLFDTEFVLKGVFPKELSKDFHKTFELRQVSNYKVIEPSFPEKAKEALNKAVCFVDAVKEYLLAAKTSV, encoded by the coding sequence ATGAAAAACGATGAAATCTCCAACCTTATCCGATATCGCATGGAACAGGCTCAGATCGCCCTTGATGATGCACGATTCCTCTTGGATGGAAAACGCAGTCCGCAAAGTATAATCAACCGATCCTATTACGCCATGTTCTATGCAACTCTTGCTTTGCTGCAGAAAATTAGGAAGGTTCCTTCGAGGCATACTGGAGTAATTAGTCTCTTTGATACGGAGTTTGTCTTGAAGGGTGTATTTCCAAAAGAACTCTCCAAAGACTTTCATAAGACCTTTGAACTCCGCCAAGTTTCCAATTATAAAGTTATCGAACCATCTTTTCCTGAGAAGGCAAAAGAGGCTCTGAACAAGGCAGTTTGCTTTGTTGACGCCGTGAAAGAATACCTCCTTGCGGCAAAAACTAGTGTATGA